One genomic window of Bacillota bacterium includes the following:
- a CDS encoding ATP-binding cassette domain-containing protein has translation MEVEALRRVFRRHEHRFGLAGAVESLVNRRHIDKVAVGGISFSVSEGEMVGFLGPNGAGKTTTLKMLSGLIHPTSGDARVLGFSPWERRSAFLKQISLVMGQKNQLWWDLPAMESFELNAEIYDIPRKAFSKTLSELTSLLGVEGLPNVQVRRLSLGERMKMELIGALLHRPKILFLDEPTIGLDVVEQKRFHEFIREYNRTYGTTVILTSHYMGDVHALCERRVVIRDGKLIYDGRTDSISSELAGYRLLRATFSQQVDTCALDRLGEVVSNGGYTATLRIPVSDVTRVSTTMLASLPVQDFTMEEVPLEEIMSEVFVKGTGVPSHPANS, from the coding sequence ATAGAAGTCGAGGCCCTGCGCCGTGTGTTCCGAAGGCACGAGCACAGGTTTGGGCTTGCGGGGGCGGTGGAAAGCCTCGTAAACCGCAGGCACATAGATAAAGTGGCGGTCGGGGGGATTTCGTTTTCGGTGTCGGAAGGAGAGATGGTTGGGTTTCTCGGCCCGAACGGGGCTGGGAAGACTACAACCCTGAAGATGTTGTCCGGCCTGATTCACCCGACATCCGGGGACGCAAGGGTCCTGGGGTTCTCCCCGTGGGAGAGGCGTTCAGCGTTCCTCAAGCAAATATCGTTGGTAATGGGACAGAAGAATCAGCTCTGGTGGGACCTGCCCGCCATGGAGTCATTCGAGCTGAACGCCGAGATCTACGACATTCCCCGTAAGGCCTTCAGCAAGACTCTGTCGGAGCTTACTTCGTTGCTCGGCGTGGAAGGTCTGCCGAACGTGCAGGTCAGAAGGCTCTCGTTGGGAGAGCGGATGAAAATGGAATTGATCGGGGCTCTCCTGCATCGCCCGAAGATCCTGTTTCTCGATGAGCCCACAATCGGGCTGGATGTCGTGGAGCAGAAGCGATTCCACGAGTTCATACGCGAGTACAACCGGACTTACGGGACGACGGTCATCCTTACAAGCCACTACATGGGAGATGTTCACGCACTCTGCGAGCGGCGTGTTGTCATCAGGGACGGCAAGCTGATCTACGACGGGAGGACTGATAGCATCTCCTCAGAACTGGCTGGTTACCGTCTTCTCCGGGCCACCTTCTCTCAACAGGTCGACACCTGTGCTTTGGATCGCCTCGGCGAGGTTGTGAGCAACGGGGGATACACAGCAACCCTGAGGATCCCAGTGAGCGATGTAACTCGCGTGTCCACCACCATGCTTGCGAGCCTTCCGGTGCAGGATTTCACTATGGAAGAAGTCCCGCTTGAAGAGATCATGAGTGAGGTGTTCGTCAAGGGTACGGGAGTCCCCAGTCACCCGGCCAACTCATAG